The region GAGCTCCAACCCCCAGGACCAGACCTTCGCGTTTGAATTCCAACGCCGGTGAAACAATGGAGTTGGCAAACCCGGTGATTGGCACAGCTGAGCCGGCACCGGCAAACTTGCCTAACTCATCGTACCAGCCTAAGCCTGTCAATAAAGCTCCCAGAGCAACCATTACGGTGGCTGTAAGTCCGGCAGCTTCGTTAGCAGCAAACCCGCGAGAGGTAAATAGGTTAAGTACAATTTGGCCGATGACGCAGATGAATCCGCCTACGGCAAAAGCAGTGAGCACGTTTCGTACTACCGGGGGCTGGGGTCTCTTTTGCTGAACTCTTCGCTGGTATTCTTGCTGCTTGGGGGTCTTGCTTTGAGCGGCCAACTGATACCACCCCTTTACAGTCGTGAAATGAGGGAGAGCACCTCCAGGTGCCCTCCTAGTGTGTTCCGTCCACCGGGAACGCTATTTTGCAGTTGGCCTTGTATTCAATTACATCGCCGTCTTCTACATTACCTGTAAGGTTATAAATTTCCACCCCAGAAATATTGCGCACCGTCTTGGATGCTTGTCGCACAGCATCTTTTACGGCGTCGTCCCAGCTTGTTTGGGACTCACCAACAACTTCTATTACCTTGACAACTGTCATCTTGACGCCCCTCCTCTCTGACAATAAGCAGAAAAAGTTGAACTAGTTGATTCTGACACTAGTATGGCTTATCAAGCTAAAAACATACAAAAAAGCGGGCATCTACCCGCTTTCTAGCAGTTCCTTTATTTTCAGCAGAATTTGTTTTTCCAGCCGCGACACTTGCACCTGTGACAACCCCAATTCTTTCGCCACCTCAGCT is a window of Bacillota bacterium DNA encoding:
- the spoVAC gene encoding stage V sporulation protein AC, producing the protein MAAQSKTPKQQEYQRRVQQKRPQPPVVRNVLTAFAVGGFICVIGQIVLNLFTSRGFAANEAAGLTATVMVALGALLTGLGWYDELGKFAGAGSAVPITGFANSIVSPALEFKREGLVLGVGARMFVVAGPVLVYGILTSVLVGFVHWLLKGGIIKV
- a CDS encoding dodecin domain-containing protein, with the protein product MTVVKVIEVVGESQTSWDDAVKDAVRQASKTVRNISGVEIYNLTGNVEDGDVIEYKANCKIAFPVDGTH